The Flavobacterium faecale genomic sequence TTCCGAGTAGCATTGAAGGTTGAAAAATATGCGTGTGTTCATAATTCAAAGCAATAATATCTCGTTCTAGAGCACCTTTGGTTTTAGTGTAAAAAATACTAGAGTTTGGATTTGCTCCAATCGCACTAACGACAAACACAGCTGTTGCTCCATTTTCTTGCGCTAGTTTTGCTGCTAATACAGGATAATCATGGTCAATTTGATAATACTTCTTTTCGTCAGGAGTTTGTTTTTTTGTGGTACCTAATGCAATAAAAACATCATCTCCAATGAGGCTCTCTTTCAATTGGGGTAAGGAATTAAAATCGCCAATCAATGTTTTTAGTTTGGGATGATTTATATTTTCTGATTTTCGAACAACAATAGTTATTTGTTCATACTCTGCGTCATTCAATAAGTCTTGCAATAAATGGGATCCAATAAAACCACTTGCGCCAAAAAGGATTGCTTTTTTCATATTTTATTTTTTTAGTTTTTCTAAAATGATTGTTTAAATTCTAATCTATTTGTTTTAATCTTGAACGATTTGTTAAAAGCCTGAGGCTTTTTAAGTCCTAGTTAATAAGGCATTTTACTA encodes the following:
- a CDS encoding oxidoreductase, which translates into the protein MKKAILFGASGFIGSHLLQDLLNDAEYEQITIVVRKSENINHPKLKTLIGDFNSLPQLKESLIGDDVFIALGTTKKQTPDEKKYYQIDHDYPVLAAKLAQENGATAVFVVSAIGANPNSSIFYTKTKGALERDIIALNYEHTHIFQPSMLLGSRKENRPSEKIFIKIFKVINSIFIGSLSKYKGIDGKDVAKAMNNAAKKQSDKVMVYQWKEMNSLL